In Leptolyngbya sp. 'hensonii', the following are encoded in one genomic region:
- a CDS encoding response regulator: protein MSTILVVDDTLSQLELVSDYLRQSGYTVISATDAREALSKAVELKPDVVVTDVVMPGMSGFELCRSLKKHPVTEKLPIVICSSKNQELDRLWAMKQGADAYVTKPFTREELVSAVQSVVA, encoded by the coding sequence GTGAGCACAATTCTGGTTGTAGATGATACTCTTTCCCAATTGGAACTGGTCAGCGATTACCTGCGGCAAAGTGGTTACACCGTAATTAGCGCCACAGATGCCAGGGAAGCCCTGAGCAAGGCGGTGGAACTGAAACCTGATGTGGTGGTTACGGATGTGGTAATGCCAGGAATGAGCGGATTTGAGCTGTGTCGATCCCTGAAAAAACATCCTGTAACGGAGAAGTTGCCGATCGTCATTTGTTCCTCGAAGAATCAGGAACTGGATCGCCTATGGGCCATGAAGCAGGGGGCTGATGCCTATGTGACCAAACCCTTTACTCGGGAAGAACTGGTCAGTGCGGTTCAGTCGGTGGTAGCCTGA
- a CDS encoding glycosyltransferase produces the protein MAKILILIGAHLCTAPRPQKEAAALAQAGHDVTVGGVWFDPTLVERDRLLMADLPYTFTPILDFRPEHPERVGVRLQARLARAAFRRLGLFSPALLGYGTRSLLRFALKEQADLTIVHSEAGLWVGDRLLQKGLQVGVDFEDWFSHDLLPEARATRPIAHLKKLEERLIRTCKYCLTTSNAMATALAQFYQAPRPTVVYNTFPPVLTQIDHRLDQQSIPKVHWFSQNIGRGRGLEALLQALPLLKRSVEVHLRGNCTDTTRQWLEELTPPDWRSRLFIHPTVPNHELPVRIAENDIGLALEQSDPPNHDLTVSNKLFQYLQAGLAVIATNTAGQREVMAQCPKAGHLTPCDDSVALARAINALIMDPMALRSAKIAALQAAQEQFCWEKQRDRLLQAIDRAL, from the coding sequence ATGGCTAAAATTCTGATCTTGATCGGTGCCCACCTCTGCACGGCTCCTCGCCCCCAGAAAGAGGCAGCAGCCCTGGCCCAAGCAGGCCATGATGTGACCGTGGGTGGGGTGTGGTTTGACCCGACTCTGGTGGAACGAGATCGCCTCCTGATGGCTGATCTGCCCTATACCTTCACCCCCATCCTGGACTTCCGTCCAGAGCACCCGGAACGGGTGGGTGTTCGGCTACAGGCTCGACTTGCCCGTGCAGCCTTCCGACGGTTGGGGTTGTTCTCACCGGCTCTTCTAGGTTATGGGACCCGATCGCTGTTGCGGTTTGCGCTCAAGGAACAGGCTGACCTGACGATCGTGCACTCAGAGGCAGGGTTGTGGGTGGGAGATCGGCTCTTGCAAAAAGGATTGCAGGTGGGTGTGGATTTTGAAGATTGGTTCTCCCATGATTTGCTCCCAGAGGCCCGCGCCACTCGGCCTATTGCTCATCTAAAAAAGTTGGAAGAACGGCTGATTCGAACTTGCAAATATTGCCTCACCACTTCCAATGCCATGGCCACGGCCCTGGCCCAGTTCTATCAGGCTCCCCGTCCAACTGTGGTTTATAACACTTTTCCGCCAGTTCTGACCCAAATCGATCATCGCCTGGATCAACAGTCCATACCGAAAGTACACTGGTTTTCCCAGAATATTGGTCGGGGTCGGGGACTGGAAGCCCTCCTACAGGCATTGCCATTGCTGAAACGTTCTGTGGAGGTTCATCTGCGGGGAAATTGCACCGATACAACCCGACAATGGTTAGAGGAATTGACCCCACCTGACTGGCGATCGCGGCTATTCATCCATCCCACCGTACCGAACCATGAACTGCCCGTCCGCATCGCTGAAAATGATATCGGTCTGGCCCTGGAGCAGTCTGACCCCCCTAATCACGATCTGACTGTTTCCAACAAGTTATTTCAATATTTGCAGGCAGGACTGGCGGTGATTGCCACCAACACAGCCGGACAACGGGAAGTAATGGCCCAATGTCCGAAGGCTGGCCACTTAACGCCCTGTGATGATTCAGTAGCGTTGGCCCGGGCGATCAACGCCCTGATCATGGATCCAATGGCTTTACGATCGGCTAAAATTGCAGCCTTGCAAGCAGCTCAGGAACAGTTTTGTTGGGAAAAACAGCGTGATCGGTTGCTTCAGGCTATTGATCGGGCATTGTAG
- a CDS encoding methyl-accepting chemotaxis protein, producing MNPENRPQHPLPTESSDPISQGESRVRTGPALLDPQPMDGPVDRVGDGTAEGILGTGALLNGDSELSTEEEAALRTPSLRSRAAALAVAISTLPVLAVGTTAYLLADQVMTRTLLQPQQAKVVTANHPTVLITQARNDLRSALAGSTLMLALLVGLLAAVLARRLTRPLLFVTEGVERIGQGDLETRLPISGGDELAVLGTHINLMAEQMQDLLLKQQTEAERTQFLALLTQRIYQIVDSAALLKLGVAETQQALGFDRVAIYRLATTPSRLDVVAEAVARAYPAIEGTHIDHPDVLGVYLNATITSHGQAVTDIHQDVDLPEAWVRQLERLAVQAELTAPIQVGSQLYGFLVIQQCGQPYRWEAAERGFCQRLATQIGLGLERTALIGQLDAARREIDRVAEDQQAQKERIQRQLVELLTDVEEASRGDLTVRADVTTGEIGTVADFFNAIIESLRQIVSQVKTAAGQVNISLGENEGAIRRLADEALEQAENITHTLDSVEQMTQSIQSVAESARRAAEVARTASTTAEAGGVAMDRTVQSILSLRQTVAETAKKVKRLGESSQQISRVVSLINQIALQTNLLAINASIEAARAGEEGRGFAVVAEEVGQLAAQSAAATREIEQIVETIQLETSEVVGAMELGTTQVVEGTRLVEAAKTSLGQIMEVSRQIDQLVQLISNATVSQAQTSERVTTLMKEIAQVSEQTSNSSRQVAAALKETVDVARQLQDSVGVFKVET from the coding sequence ATGAATCCAGAGAACAGGCCACAACATCCCTTGCCCACGGAGAGTTCCGATCCCATCTCCCAGGGAGAAAGCCGGGTCCGGACTGGACCGGCCCTGTTAGACCCCCAGCCGATGGATGGCCCAGTGGATCGGGTCGGTGACGGAACTGCGGAGGGAATTCTGGGAACTGGGGCATTACTGAACGGGGATTCAGAGTTGTCCACCGAAGAGGAGGCTGCCCTGCGCACCCCCAGCCTGCGATCGCGGGCTGCTGCACTGGCTGTTGCCATCAGTACCCTACCTGTTCTGGCGGTGGGCACCACGGCCTATCTGCTGGCTGATCAGGTGATGACGAGGACGCTGCTCCAGCCCCAACAGGCCAAGGTGGTGACAGCTAATCATCCGACTGTCCTGATCACCCAGGCGCGCAATGATCTGAGATCGGCCCTGGCAGGGAGTACCCTGATGCTTGCCTTGCTGGTGGGACTGCTGGCAGCAGTGCTGGCCCGTCGCCTGACCCGACCGCTCCTCTTTGTGACGGAAGGGGTCGAGCGCATCGGTCAGGGAGATCTGGAGACGCGCTTGCCGATCTCAGGAGGAGATGAACTGGCTGTTCTGGGAACCCATATCAATCTGATGGCCGAGCAGATGCAGGATTTACTGCTGAAACAACAAACTGAGGCTGAACGGACACAATTCCTGGCCCTCCTGACCCAGCGAATTTACCAGATTGTGGACTCTGCTGCTCTATTGAAACTGGGGGTGGCTGAAACGCAACAGGCTCTGGGGTTCGATCGGGTGGCCATCTATCGGCTCGCTACAACACCGAGCCGTCTGGATGTGGTCGCTGAAGCGGTGGCCCGCGCTTATCCTGCGATTGAGGGAACTCACATAGACCATCCTGATGTCCTGGGCGTTTATCTCAATGCCACGATCACCAGCCATGGACAAGCCGTGACGGATATCCATCAGGATGTGGATCTGCCCGAAGCCTGGGTCCGCCAGCTAGAGCGATTGGCTGTCCAGGCAGAACTGACCGCCCCCATCCAGGTGGGCAGCCAACTCTATGGCTTTCTGGTCATCCAGCAATGTGGTCAGCCCTACCGTTGGGAAGCAGCGGAGAGGGGGTTCTGTCAGCGACTGGCGACTCAAATCGGGCTGGGTCTGGAGCGGACAGCTTTGATCGGACAATTGGATGCGGCCCGGCGGGAGATCGATCGAGTAGCCGAGGATCAACAGGCCCAGAAGGAACGGATTCAACGCCAGTTGGTCGAACTCCTGACAGATGTGGAAGAGGCTTCCCGAGGAGATCTGACTGTGCGGGCGGATGTCACCACGGGTGAAATTGGTACGGTGGCAGATTTCTTCAATGCCATTATTGAAAGCCTGCGACAGATCGTTAGCCAGGTAAAAACTGCCGCAGGTCAGGTGAACATTTCCCTGGGTGAGAATGAGGGAGCGATTCGCCGATTGGCGGATGAAGCCCTGGAGCAGGCCGAGAACATTACCCATACGCTGGACTCTGTGGAGCAGATGACCCAATCGATTCAGTCCGTGGCCGAAAGTGCTCGCCGAGCGGCTGAAGTGGCCCGGACGGCTTCCACGACCGCTGAAGCTGGGGGAGTGGCCATGGACCGCACCGTCCAGAGTATTTTGAGCCTGCGGCAGACGGTGGCTGAAACGGCCAAAAAGGTAAAACGGCTGGGTGAGTCCTCCCAGCAGATTTCCAGGGTCGTCTCTCTGATTAACCAGATTGCCCTGCAAACGAACCTGCTGGCGATTAACGCCAGTATTGAGGCAGCCCGTGCTGGGGAAGAGGGGCGAGGGTTTGCTGTAGTTGCGGAGGAGGTGGGGCAACTGGCGGCCCAGTCGGCGGCTGCGACCCGAGAAATCGAACAAATCGTGGAAACAATTCAGTTGGAAACCAGTGAGGTGGTTGGGGCGATGGAACTGGGTACCACTCAGGTTGTCGAAGGCACTCGCCTGGTGGAGGCAGCCAAGACCAGCCTCGGTCAGATTATGGAGGTATCCCGCCAGATTGACCAGTTGGTGCAGTTAATCTCGAATGCAACGGTCTCCCAGGCCCAAACTTCTGAGAGGGTGACTACCTTGATGAAGGAGATTGCCCAGGTCTCCGAACAAACTTCTAATTCTTCTCGCCAGGTTGCGGCAGCCCTGAAAGAAACGGTGGATGTGGCCCGCCAGTTGCAGGATTCGGTGGGTGTTTTCAAGGTGGAAACGTGA
- a CDS encoding chemotaxis protein CheW → MSTPLAFLPPDRPQKSSGEPYLKVYLNGQTAALIPMASAQEVLVLPVQQLTPMPGMPACVLGLINRRSRVLWLIDLAHLLGLSPLEETVRQYNVVLIRVADDPLALALWAVRHGVRFNPEDLQPVQGTVRSELRPYLQGMLLQDTEVLLVLDPAAIVRSPLLPGRESFS, encoded by the coding sequence ATGTCAACACCCCTGGCTTTCCTCCCACCCGATCGGCCTCAGAAGTCTAGCGGCGAGCCTTATTTGAAGGTCTACCTGAATGGTCAGACGGCGGCTTTGATCCCCATGGCCTCTGCCCAGGAAGTTCTGGTGCTGCCGGTGCAGCAACTGACGCCGATGCCTGGTATGCCAGCCTGTGTTTTGGGGTTGATCAATCGTCGGAGTCGGGTGCTCTGGCTGATTGATCTGGCTCACTTGCTGGGCCTCTCTCCGCTGGAGGAGACCGTGCGGCAATACAATGTCGTCTTGATTCGGGTGGCTGACGATCCCCTGGCTCTGGCTCTCTGGGCAGTTCGCCATGGGGTCCGGTTCAATCCTGAGGACTTGCAACCGGTTCAGGGGACCGTCCGATCGGAATTGCGGCCCTATCTGCAGGGCATGCTCCTGCAGGATACGGAAGTGTTGCTGGTCCTGGATCCAGCGGCGATCGTTCGGTCTCCCCTGCTCCCCGGTCGAGAATCTTTTTCCTGA
- a CDS encoding glycosyltransferase yields the protein MLPLNLFYEEPDPDRWLPLDRFPRQAIRRLLRGPAKIGGQKRVFLNLCAGLDRLGVPYRINNYRHIRRHPEEVACILGKTQLLDKIRWQNPILLGPAILSHPCDRPDLMQRLPIEKIVVPGEWMRQMCEPAFGDRVLAWPVGIDTEQWRPVPDSLKDIDILLYDKVRWQRGHYGPELIQPIQALLAQRGLKVAVLRYGAYQEAEFHHLLRRSRAMIFLCEHETQGIAYQQALACNVPILAWDRGGFWQDPSYYPSKVQYGPVSSVPYWDDRCGLKFASLNEFPAQLDAFLAGLSQRQFCPREYILENLTLECCARQYLDIVQSIQAHFAIQPITPPPQLSQFPYPA from the coding sequence ATGCTGCCCCTCAATCTTTTTTACGAAGAACCGGATCCCGATCGCTGGCTGCCCCTGGATCGCTTTCCCCGCCAAGCTATCCGCCGTCTCCTCCGAGGGCCAGCGAAAATTGGTGGCCAGAAACGAGTTTTCCTGAATCTCTGCGCTGGTTTGGACCGTCTGGGAGTTCCCTACCGGATCAACAATTACCGCCACATTCGCCGTCACCCGGAGGAAGTGGCCTGCATCCTGGGCAAGACCCAACTGCTGGACAAAATTCGGTGGCAAAATCCCATTTTGCTGGGACCTGCCATTCTTTCCCACCCTTGTGATCGGCCTGACCTGATGCAACGATTACCCATCGAGAAGATCGTGGTTCCGGGTGAATGGATGCGCCAGATGTGCGAGCCAGCCTTTGGCGATCGGGTGCTGGCCTGGCCCGTGGGTATTGATACTGAACAGTGGCGTCCTGTTCCAGACAGCCTCAAAGACATCGATATTCTGCTATATGACAAGGTGCGGTGGCAGAGAGGCCATTATGGCCCAGAGCTGATTCAGCCCATTCAGGCTCTCCTTGCCCAACGGGGGTTGAAGGTAGCCGTACTTCGATATGGGGCTTACCAGGAAGCTGAGTTCCACCATCTACTGCGTAGAAGTCGGGCCATGATCTTCCTATGTGAACACGAAACCCAAGGAATTGCCTATCAGCAGGCTCTGGCTTGCAATGTGCCGATTTTGGCCTGGGATCGGGGTGGGTTCTGGCAAGATCCCTCCTACTATCCAAGCAAAGTCCAATACGGTCCCGTGAGTTCTGTACCCTACTGGGACGATCGTTGTGGTTTAAAGTTCGCTAGCCTGAATGAATTCCCGGCCCAGTTGGATGCCTTTCTAGCGGGATTGTCTCAGAGACAGTTTTGCCCCAGAGAATATATTCTGGAAAACCTGACCCTGGAGTGTTGCGCCCGTCAGTATCTGGACATTGTTCAGAGCATCCAGGCCCATTTTGCGATCCAGCCCATCACTCCTCCTCCCCAACTTTCCCAATTTCCTTACCCCGCATAA
- a CDS encoding response regulator produces MNEASNLLPHPMVNRGAASVTRPLNFLAQLIHASAYGYLKVSDRRVVWSIYLDGGKVAYASHSIHPLERLELQLHRLGHRVSTFVRETLQQIQQTVDPRIGPSIDNSDYRAIAYLVDQGFLTSGEAATLMENLIKEVLESFLLLQNGTCEFINQVEHLPRFCRLDLPPLVAYCRTRLQNWQALGPQIWSPYQRPYFFSQAQSQLKISLELQQKLGSFLKGYSFRQLSVLLNKDELAIAQGLQAYIQDGVILLREPHPPFELLPRIPQQVSETSRKSVPLPPPPPPPIVEEPLPAAEQQVFKVACIDDSPSILNEMRRFLSDDSFEVFAINDPLKALIQVVRLKPDLILLDIGMPGMDGYKLCRLLRNHSSFSQTPIVMVTGNTGIIDRAKAKFVGASGYLTKPFTKSELLKMVFTHLA; encoded by the coding sequence ATGAACGAGGCTTCAAATCTTCTGCCGCATCCCATGGTCAACCGGGGAGCTGCTTCTGTCACGCGCCCGCTCAACTTCCTGGCTCAACTGATTCACGCCTCTGCCTATGGATACTTGAAGGTGTCCGATCGTAGGGTTGTCTGGTCCATCTATCTGGATGGGGGGAAGGTTGCCTATGCTTCCCACTCCATCCATCCGCTGGAACGACTGGAACTGCAACTGCACCGTCTGGGCCATCGGGTCTCTACTTTTGTGCGGGAAACCCTGCAGCAGATCCAGCAGACGGTTGATCCCAGAATTGGGCCATCTATTGATAATTCGGATTATCGCGCGATCGCCTATCTGGTTGATCAGGGTTTCCTGACTTCGGGTGAAGCAGCGACCTTGATGGAGAATCTGATCAAAGAGGTCTTGGAATCATTCCTGCTGCTCCAGAACGGAACCTGTGAATTTATTAACCAGGTGGAGCACCTGCCCCGATTTTGTCGTCTGGATCTGCCTCCCTTGGTGGCCTATTGCCGGACCCGGCTTCAGAACTGGCAGGCTCTGGGACCTCAGATCTGGTCTCCTTATCAGCGGCCTTACTTTTTCAGTCAGGCCCAATCTCAGCTAAAAATATCCCTGGAACTGCAGCAAAAACTGGGTTCTTTTCTAAAAGGGTACAGCTTTCGCCAGTTGAGCGTGCTTTTGAACAAAGATGAACTGGCGATCGCCCAGGGTCTGCAAGCCTATATTCAGGACGGGGTGATTCTGCTGCGAGAACCCCATCCCCCCTTCGAACTTCTGCCCCGTATTCCTCAACAGGTCTCAGAGACATCCCGAAAATCGGTTCCGCTCCCCCCGCCTCCCCCACCTCCCATCGTGGAGGAACCCCTGCCTGCGGCGGAACAGCAAGTCTTCAAGGTTGCCTGTATTGATGACAGCCCCAGCATCTTGAATGAAATGCGGCGATTTCTCAGCGATGACAGTTTTGAAGTCTTTGCGATTAATGACCCGCTCAAAGCTCTGATTCAGGTGGTCCGACTGAAACCTGATTTGATCCTGTTGGATATCGGCATGCCCGGAATGGATGGATATAAACTCTGTCGATTACTCCGGAATCATTCCTCCTTTAGCCAGACCCCGATCGTCATGGTCACAGGCAACACCGGTATTATCGATCGGGCGAAAGCAAAATTTGTGGGTGCATCCGGTTATCTCACCAAACCCTTTACCAAGTCAGAATTGCTGAAAATGGTGTTTACCCATCTGGCTTGA
- a CDS encoding hybrid sensor histidine kinase/response regulator, translating to MDKEQEIRQQFLEEAREYLGTIEAAFMDLSGLSTHSAMDAVLRAVHSIKGGAAMMGFDRLSQLAHRFEDFFKVIKARRESLVLDSELEGLLLQGVDCLNQVLTLHQRGQPIAESWLHAQTHTLFESLHDRLGDLQAEDETVLLLEEGNHEEIVTLLFETEVEASLQRLEALLMEPGLPGIREELEGVCQELGGLGEMLELYPFVRLCQTIEGMLQAMPDSASLVARSALQSWRQAQALILAGEVDRLPMTLDLAESDSAAKARPNPQHSVAVLVGQGHSAIPDAAPLLPLVDINDSHAWLDCDLLDYYFLSEDQPVKSVEVAPPPPDQTLPRKAAPSEPASVAGGAGDGALPNRFDPLENTVRVGVRQLDQLNDLFGELTIERNGLDLHLGRLRHLVSTLSYRIQALERSNSQLRTVYDQLTTQSNQQPAQSWNWLAVTPTLMLTSGSQDLPWKEMGSRFDSLELDRYNNLHLLSQEVMETIVQVQEITSDIEVSLKDADHTTRDLNRTAKQMQISLTQVRMRPLSDILNRFPRALREMCLQYGKQVNLQVVGGSTLIDRTILEALSDPLMHLLRNAFDHGIEDPLIRQAYDKSEQGTIEIRAAYRGNQTVIILRDDGGGIDPEKIRAKAQQGGYDEKFLESLSDAELLALIFEPGFSTADRVTALSGRGIGMDVVRTNLRKVRGEIKVDTQLGVGTTFTITVPFTLSVMRVLMVESRGMLMALPKDEIEEVLLLNPAAVFTTAGAEVLQWEDLMFPLIRLGHCLEFHCPQRPLETEAVPLISEPLILLLNWGSTLVAVQVDRCWGEQEVAIRQVEGTIALPLGFAGCSILGNGRVVPLLDIPTLLEQIMADQSRSLRQTGKVTDVPEGAAIAQSQLDTVLVVDDSIVVRRYLAMILEKAGYRVEQARDGQDALEKLWNGLTVRAVVCDIEMPRLDGYGFLNRIKAESTLRDLPVAILTSRSGNKHRQLAMNLGAAAYFSKPFREQDLLETLNQLIHT from the coding sequence ATGGATAAGGAACAGGAAATCCGGCAGCAGTTTCTGGAAGAGGCTCGGGAATACCTGGGCACGATCGAGGCTGCCTTTATGGATCTCTCTGGGTTATCCACCCACAGTGCGATGGATGCGGTGCTTCGGGCAGTCCACTCGATTAAGGGTGGGGCTGCCATGATGGGGTTCGATCGCCTCAGCCAGTTGGCCCATCGATTTGAGGATTTCTTCAAAGTAATCAAAGCTCGCCGGGAAAGTCTGGTCCTGGATTCTGAGCTAGAAGGACTTCTGCTGCAGGGCGTGGATTGTCTGAACCAGGTGCTCACCCTGCATCAACGGGGCCAGCCGATTGCGGAGAGTTGGCTGCATGCCCAAACCCATACCCTGTTCGAGAGCCTGCACGATCGCCTGGGAGACTTGCAGGCAGAAGATGAAACCGTGCTGCTTCTGGAAGAAGGCAACCATGAGGAGATCGTAACCCTGCTCTTTGAGACGGAGGTGGAAGCCAGTTTGCAGCGACTGGAAGCCCTGCTGATGGAACCAGGTCTGCCGGGAATTCGGGAAGAATTGGAGGGCGTCTGTCAGGAACTGGGGGGCTTGGGGGAAATGCTGGAACTCTATCCTTTTGTCCGCCTCTGCCAGACGATTGAGGGGATGCTCCAGGCGATGCCCGATAGCGCTTCCCTGGTGGCCCGATCGGCCCTGCAATCCTGGCGACAAGCCCAGGCTCTGATTCTGGCGGGAGAGGTCGATCGACTGCCTATGACGCTGGATCTGGCAGAATCTGATTCTGCGGCAAAAGCCCGTCCCAACCCACAGCACTCGGTCGCCGTTCTGGTGGGCCAGGGCCATTCAGCAATCCCAGATGCTGCTCCCCTACTTCCTCTGGTAGATATCAATGACAGTCATGCCTGGCTAGACTGTGACCTGCTGGATTATTATTTTCTCTCAGAAGATCAGCCTGTGAAGTCGGTAGAGGTAGCGCCGCCGCCCCCCGATCAGACCCTACCCCGCAAGGCTGCTCCTAGTGAGCCTGCCTCTGTGGCAGGAGGGGCAGGGGATGGGGCTCTACCCAATCGGTTTGACCCCTTGGAGAACACGGTCCGGGTTGGGGTTCGCCAGTTGGATCAGCTCAATGATCTGTTTGGGGAATTGACGATCGAGCGCAATGGTTTGGATCTCCATTTGGGCCGGTTGCGCCATCTCGTCAGTACCCTCAGCTATCGAATCCAAGCCCTGGAACGATCGAACAGCCAGCTTCGCACCGTCTATGACCAGCTCACAACCCAATCAAACCAGCAGCCGGCTCAATCCTGGAACTGGTTGGCAGTAACACCCACTCTAATGCTTACTTCAGGCAGCCAGGACCTTCCCTGGAAAGAAATGGGGAGTCGGTTCGATAGTCTGGAACTGGACCGCTACAACAACCTGCATCTGCTGTCTCAGGAGGTGATGGAGACGATCGTCCAGGTGCAGGAAATTACCAGTGACATCGAAGTGAGCCTGAAGGATGCCGACCATACCACTCGGGATCTGAACCGCACAGCCAAACAGATGCAGATCAGTCTGACCCAGGTCCGGATGCGGCCCCTATCCGATATTCTGAATCGCTTTCCCCGAGCTTTACGGGAAATGTGCCTGCAGTATGGCAAGCAGGTGAATCTGCAGGTTGTCGGGGGCAGTACCCTGATTGACCGGACGATTCTGGAAGCCCTCAGCGATCCACTGATGCATCTGCTCCGCAACGCCTTTGATCATGGGATTGAAGATCCCCTGATTCGACAGGCTTATGATAAGTCGGAGCAAGGAACGATTGAGATTCGGGCTGCCTATCGGGGGAATCAAACAGTTATTATCCTCAGGGATGATGGCGGTGGAATTGATCCAGAGAAAATCCGGGCCAAGGCACAGCAGGGAGGATATGACGAGAAATTCCTGGAGTCGCTCAGTGATGCCGAACTGCTGGCGTTGATCTTTGAACCAGGATTTAGTACCGCCGATCGGGTTACTGCTCTCTCCGGTCGGGGCATTGGTATGGATGTAGTACGGACTAACCTCCGCAAGGTACGGGGAGAGATTAAAGTTGATACCCAGCTTGGTGTAGGGACAACCTTCACGATCACGGTTCCCTTTACCCTGTCCGTGATGCGAGTGCTAATGGTGGAGAGCAGGGGGATGCTGATGGCCCTGCCCAAGGATGAGATCGAAGAGGTGTTGCTACTCAATCCAGCAGCGGTTTTCACCACTGCCGGAGCGGAAGTCTTGCAGTGGGAAGATCTGATGTTCCCTCTAATTCGCCTGGGGCACTGCCTGGAGTTCCATTGCCCCCAGCGACCGCTGGAAACTGAAGCAGTTCCCCTGATCAGCGAACCCCTGATCCTGCTGCTCAACTGGGGGAGTACGTTGGTGGCTGTCCAGGTCGATCGCTGTTGGGGCGAACAGGAGGTGGCGATTCGGCAGGTGGAGGGAACGATCGCCCTGCCCCTGGGATTCGCGGGTTGCAGTATTCTGGGCAATGGTCGGGTAGTTCCGTTATTGGACATTCCGACCCTCCTGGAACAAATCATGGCGGATCAGAGCCGGTCTTTGCGTCAAACGGGGAAGGTCACAGATGTCCCGGAAGGGGCAGCCATCGCCCAGTCTCAACTAGACACGGTCCTGGTTGTGGATGACTCGATCGTCGTTCGGCGATATCTGGCCATGATTCTAGAGAAAGCGGGGTACCGGGTGGAACAGGCCAGAGATGGTCAGGATGCCCTGGAAAAGTTGTGGAATGGTCTGACAGTCAGGGCCGTGGTTTGCGATATTGAAATGCCCCGTCTCGATGGCTATGGGTTCCTGAATCGCATCAAAGCTGAATCAACCCTCCGGGATTTACCCGTGGCCATACTGACCTCCCGCAGTGGGAACAAGCATCGCCAACTGGCTATGAACCTGGGAGCCGCTGCCTATTTCTCAAAACCTTTCCGAGAACAGGACCTCCTTGAAACCCTGAACCAACTCATCCACACCTGA
- a CDS encoding glycosyltransferase family 2 protein — translation MDVSIIIPTYNRLWCLPQAIESCRHTHCRTEIIVADDGSTDGTWEWLLTQADVVALHQSHQGKPWAVNRATTIARGQYIRILDSDDWLCPGTIDRQFKAAIATGADLVYSRVDGLEYHSGKIIQQPEPGVWDDFLAVQLGEGYSSHFLGMLFRRELIEQVPHRPDFAYRDDRLFLLEIGLLHPKLAYVPGCAGYWVRHGQQLQANYRGMQSVTANGQHLELYKRILGILAERHELTPRRRRAACQVLWPLAHGIAYTHPTEAREVADWIYTLDPTFHPPEPGMLGRLYDRLGFQTTETILRFRRHLLGLLGRYPSPTLHHFPS, via the coding sequence ATGGATGTATCAATTATTATTCCGACTTATAACCGGCTCTGGTGTCTGCCTCAGGCGATCGAATCCTGTCGCCATACCCATTGCCGCACCGAAATCATTGTGGCTGATGATGGCAGTACTGATGGCACCTGGGAATGGTTGTTGACCCAAGCAGATGTAGTAGCCCTACACCAGTCCCATCAGGGCAAGCCCTGGGCCGTAAATCGGGCCACCACGATCGCTCGGGGACAATATATTCGCATCCTCGACTCAGATGATTGGCTTTGCCCTGGCACGATCGATCGCCAATTCAAAGCAGCGATCGCCACAGGGGCTGACCTGGTGTACTCCCGGGTGGATGGGCTGGAGTACCACAGTGGCAAAATTATTCAGCAACCGGAACCGGGAGTCTGGGATGATTTTCTCGCAGTGCAATTGGGAGAAGGATACAGCAGCCATTTCCTGGGCATGCTGTTCCGCCGTGAGCTGATTGAGCAGGTGCCGCACCGTCCAGACTTCGCCTATCGAGACGATCGGCTGTTTCTACTGGAAATTGGTTTGCTGCATCCCAAGCTCGCCTATGTTCCTGGCTGTGCAGGTTACTGGGTACGGCATGGACAACAATTGCAAGCTAACTATCGGGGCATGCAGTCTGTCACCGCCAATGGGCAACATCTGGAACTTTACAAACGCATTTTAGGCATTCTGGCAGAGCGGCATGAGTTGACCCCCCGACGGCGTCGGGCTGCCTGTCAGGTGCTCTGGCCCTTAGCCCATGGCATTGCCTATACCCATCCCACAGAGGCCAGAGAAGTTGCGGACTGGATTTATACCCTTGACCCCACCTTTCACCCCCCTGAACCTGGGATGTTGGGGCGACTCTACGATCGCCTGGGCTTTCAGACCACAGAAACAATCTTGCGCTTTCGCCGCCATTTGCTTGGACTCCTGGGCCGCTATCCCTCACCTACCCTGCATCATTTTCCCTCTTAA